A single region of the Hyphomicrobiales bacterium genome encodes:
- the lptD gene encoding LPS-assembly protein LptD, with product MPVCADWSVWTRRTRLYLGKVGWILLSTVAAAALTLPSAATAQTVNDRLSARSQPNQTDKLLVDAREIVYNNDKNTVAAVGDVNVYYQGRALQADRVIYDRNTNRVFAEGNARLTETDGTVATGDRFELTDDFKDGFIDTLRVETADKTRFSAPRAERTAGETTVFQRGTYTACEACKKDPSRPPLWQVKAAKIIHNNSERMIYYEDATIEFYGIPLAYIPYFSTPDPTVRRKTGFLSPRYVYSSALGYGASAPFFWAIAPDYDLTLTPTILSRQGFLGQAEWRQRFETGSYNIRAAGIFQQDKAAFSPPPFGAANKDFRGSIESTGRFNINQQWAWGWDVALLSDKWFLENYKVRSESLTSTFFKESTSTVYLTGRSETGFFDMRGYYFRTLSYDDWQKQQPVVYPTLDYNKRIQAPWAIGGEIELDANITHLSRSAAQYQAVPGIVNAVYPIGSTYETCTVFNSAQCLVRGIGGSYSRISTSATWQREFVDSLGQTWKPFAGIRVDGFAMNLKTTNYQNAEISNFLNPNDNLSARVMPTVGLEYRYPFVATTQGWGTHIVEPIAQIVVRPSETRIGKLPNEDSQSLVFDDNNIFEWNKFSGYDRVEGGVRANVGAKYSVTTETGGYGDILIGQSYQIAGKNSYAGNDIAHTGLDSGLETRNSDYIARVHMAPNENFSFTGRGRFDEDTFALERLELQANAKVGPVTANAMYARYAAQPQIGYPYRREGLLTGATLQLSTNWSVNGSVLFDLDRYITERANYTTQVTTGSSNRWSVANMSVGARYQDECLTLGVTYISSYKNDSTGTRRPDKAVMVTLELRTLGDIKFSQNISSSSATDGIAN from the coding sequence ATGCCGGTTTGTGCGGATTGGAGCGTGTGGACAAGGAGGACGCGCTTGTATCTCGGCAAAGTTGGGTGGATTCTGTTGTCGACGGTGGCTGCCGCGGCGCTGACATTGCCGTCAGCCGCAACCGCGCAGACTGTAAACGATCGTCTATCCGCGAGATCCCAGCCTAATCAAACCGATAAGCTCCTCGTCGACGCTCGGGAAATTGTCTATAACAATGACAAGAACACCGTCGCCGCGGTGGGCGACGTCAATGTCTATTATCAGGGCCGCGCCCTGCAGGCAGACCGCGTCATCTATGACCGCAACACCAACCGCGTGTTCGCGGAAGGTAATGCGCGGCTCACCGAGACCGATGGCACCGTGGCCACCGGCGACCGTTTTGAGCTGACCGACGATTTCAAGGACGGCTTCATCGACACCCTGCGCGTCGAGACTGCCGACAAGACCCGCTTCTCGGCACCGCGTGCCGAGCGCACGGCTGGTGAAACGACCGTCTTCCAGCGCGGCACCTACACGGCCTGCGAGGCCTGCAAGAAGGACCCGTCCCGCCCCCCCCTGTGGCAGGTGAAGGCCGCGAAGATCATCCACAACAACAGTGAGCGGATGATCTACTATGAAGACGCGACCATCGAATTCTACGGCATCCCTCTGGCCTATATCCCGTATTTCTCGACGCCGGATCCGACCGTGCGGCGCAAGACGGGCTTTCTCTCGCCGCGCTACGTCTATTCGTCGGCGCTCGGCTATGGCGCCTCGGCGCCCTTCTTCTGGGCCATAGCGCCCGACTATGACCTGACGCTGACGCCGACCATCCTGTCCAGACAGGGTTTTCTTGGCCAAGCGGAATGGCGCCAGCGTTTCGAGACGGGCTCTTACAACATCCGTGCGGCGGGCATCTTCCAGCAGGACAAAGCTGCCTTCAGCCCGCCTCCCTTCGGTGCGGCCAACAAGGATTTCCGCGGCTCAATCGAGTCCACCGGCCGGTTCAACATCAACCAGCAATGGGCCTGGGGCTGGGACGTCGCGCTTCTCTCCGACAAGTGGTTCCTTGAGAACTACAAGGTGCGCAGCGAAAGCCTGACATCGACCTTCTTCAAGGAATCGACATCGACCGTCTATCTCACCGGTCGGAGCGAGACCGGGTTCTTCGACATGCGCGGCTACTATTTCCGCACGCTGTCCTACGACGACTGGCAGAAGCAGCAGCCTGTCGTCTATCCGACGCTGGACTATAACAAGCGCATCCAGGCACCCTGGGCGATTGGTGGCGAGATCGAGCTCGACGCCAATATCACCCATCTGAGCCGGTCCGCCGCCCAGTACCAGGCTGTGCCTGGTATCGTGAACGCCGTATACCCTATCGGCTCGACCTATGAGACCTGCACGGTCTTCAACTCCGCCCAGTGCCTCGTGCGCGGTATCGGCGGCAGCTATTCGCGCATTTCCACCAGCGCGACCTGGCAGCGTGAATTCGTGGATTCGCTCGGCCAGACCTGGAAACCCTTCGCCGGCATCCGGGTTGATGGCTTCGCGATGAACCTGAAGACCACCAACTACCAGAATGCCGAGATCAGCAATTTCCTGAACCCGAACGACAATCTGTCCGCGCGCGTCATGCCGACGGTCGGGCTCGAGTATCGCTATCCCTTCGTCGCGACGACACAGGGCTGGGGCACGCATATCGTCGAGCCGATCGCGCAGATCGTCGTGCGTCCGTCCGAGACACGCATTGGCAAGCTGCCGAACGAGGATTCCCAGAGCCTCGTGTTCGACGACAACAACATCTTCGAGTGGAACAAATTCTCGGGTTATGATCGGGTCGAAGGCGGCGTGCGCGCCAATGTCGGCGCGAAATACTCCGTGACGACCGAGACCGGCGGATACGGGGACATCCTGATCGGCCAGTCCTACCAGATCGCCGGCAAGAACTCCTATGCCGGAAACGATATTGCTCACACGGGTCTCGATTCCGGCCTGGAGACGCGCAACTCGGACTATATCGCCCGGGTGCATATGGCGCCGAACGAGAATTTCTCCTTCACCGGACGCGGCCGCTTTGACGAGGACACCTTCGCGCTCGAGCGCCTGGAACTTCAGGCCAACGCCAAGGTCGGTCCGGTGACCGCCAATGCGATGTATGCGCGCTATGCCGCGCAGCCACAGATCGGCTATCCCTATCGCCGGGAAGGCCTGCTGACAGGGGCGACGCTCCAGTTGTCGACGAACTGGTCCGTCAACGGCTCGGTCCTGTTCGACCTCGATCGCTACATCACGGAGCGCGCGAACTATACCACTCAGGTCACCACGGGCTCGTCCAATCGCTGGTCCGTCGCCAATATGTCGGTGGGAGCCCGCTATCAGGACGAATGCCTGACGCTCGGCGTGACCTATATCTCATCCTACAAGAACGACTCGACCGGTACGCGCCGGCCTGACAAAGCCGTGATGGTCACGCTTGAACTCCGGACGCTCGGCGACATCAAATTCAGCCAGAACATCTCCAGCTCCAGCGCGACTGACGGTATCGCCAATTGA
- a CDS encoding 1-deoxy-D-xylulose 5-phosphate reductoisomerase, whose amino-acid sequence MSLIRIICPNGHLGFAPLKIDSFLRGVDASPDFIAADSGSDDIGPVPLGSDTSTSPEVWQRQDLEAMLLAARRIGVPMIIGSSGDTGTNSRVDRYVAMIKEIAAKHSLAPFKLGYFYSEVSKERVRQAIGSSEPVLGLDGREPLSEKELDATDRIVAMAGVHPFRQLLEEGCDVIIGGRSSDCAIFAAAALHRGATEADAYYLGKVLECASFCAEPYGAKETVLGAIDDGGVTVTAMHPDQRCTIASVAGHAMYERSNPYDEFVAGGRLDMRDCHYTQIDPRTTRVTGQRFEPAKRVRVKLEGSGKVGERFVGLASVRDPYTIANIDAVIAWAKAQVVERFGAEGYELHFNIFGKNGVMGDMEPVKTPAHELCIVVQGVAPTVEMAEELCMTGTRQLFYARLPEVKGTAGGVAFVLDEVLKASPAYRWTVNHTLAVDDPLELFPTHTLTVGA is encoded by the coding sequence AATCGACAGTTTCCTGCGAGGGGTCGATGCGAGCCCGGATTTCATCGCGGCGGATTCGGGAAGCGATGACATCGGGCCCGTGCCGCTCGGCAGTGATACCTCGACCTCGCCGGAGGTCTGGCAGCGTCAGGATCTCGAGGCCATGCTTCTCGCGGCCCGACGGATCGGGGTGCCCATGATCATCGGCTCCTCGGGGGATACCGGCACCAACAGCCGCGTCGACCGCTATGTCGCGATGATCAAGGAGATCGCCGCCAAACACAGCCTCGCGCCTTTCAAGCTCGGCTACTTCTATTCGGAAGTCAGCAAGGAGCGAGTGCGTCAGGCCATCGGTTCCTCAGAGCCCGTGCTCGGGCTCGACGGACGCGAGCCCCTTTCGGAGAAGGAGCTCGATGCCACCGACAGGATCGTGGCGATGGCGGGCGTGCACCCCTTCCGGCAACTGCTGGAGGAGGGTTGTGATGTGATCATCGGCGGCCGCTCCAGCGATTGCGCGATCTTCGCCGCCGCGGCGCTCCATCGCGGCGCCACGGAGGCGGACGCCTACTACCTCGGCAAGGTCCTGGAATGCGCCTCGTTCTGCGCTGAGCCCTACGGGGCCAAGGAGACGGTTCTGGGCGCCATCGACGATGGCGGTGTGACGGTCACGGCGATGCATCCGGACCAGCGCTGCACCATTGCCTCGGTGGCGGGCCATGCCATGTATGAGCGCTCCAACCCCTATGACGAGTTCGTCGCGGGAGGGCGCCTCGACATGCGCGACTGCCACTACACGCAGATCGATCCCCGCACCACGCGCGTCACCGGCCAGCGCTTCGAGCCCGCCAAACGTGTACGGGTCAAGCTGGAAGGCTCGGGCAAGGTCGGCGAGCGCTTCGTGGGCCTCGCTTCGGTGAGAGACCCCTATACCATTGCCAATATCGATGCGGTGATCGCCTGGGCGAAGGCGCAGGTCGTGGAGCGCTTCGGCGCCGAGGGTTACGAACTGCACTTCAACATATTCGGCAAGAATGGCGTGATGGGCGACATGGAACCCGTCAAGACGCCCGCCCATGAGCTCTGCATCGTCGTGCAGGGCGTGGCCCCTACGGTCGAGATGGCGGAGGAGCTCTGCATGACAGGCACGCGCCAGCTGTTCTATGCCCGCCTGCCGGAGGTCAAGGGCACGGCTGGCGGTGTCGCCTTCGTTCTCGATGAGGTGCTGAAGGCGTCGCCAGCCTATCGCTGGACCGTGAACCACACATTGGCGGTCGATGATCCGCTTGAGCTCTTTCCAACGCACACCCTGACCGTCGGCGCATAA
- the rsmA gene encoding Ribosomal RNA small subunit methyltransferase A has protein sequence MTPLPDKALAFDGLPPLREVVRAHGLMAMKSLGQNFLFDLNLTGRIARAAGPLEGVTVVEVGPGPGGLTRALLAHGAAHVVAIERDHRCLAALAEIAAHYPGRLTIIEGDALEADVTPHLGDGPARIVANLPYNVATPLLVGWLTASPWPSWWDSLTLMFQREVAERIVAGPDKPKDYGRLSVLAGWRTEASILFDVPGSAFVPPPKVTSSIVRLVPRRDPLPCATRALEIVAQAAFGQRRKMLRQSLKSLGVDPLALLEPAGIAPTARAEEVPVEGFIAMANAFSALK, from the coding sequence ATGACCCCTCTCCCAGATAAGGCACTGGCCTTCGACGGCCTGCCGCCGCTGCGCGAGGTGGTGCGCGCCCATGGCCTCATGGCCATGAAGTCCCTCGGCCAGAACTTCCTGTTCGACCTCAATCTCACCGGCCGCATCGCGCGCGCGGCAGGGCCGCTGGAGGGCGTGACGGTGGTCGAGGTCGGCCCGGGTCCGGGAGGCCTCACGCGCGCGCTCCTCGCCCACGGCGCCGCGCATGTGGTAGCGATCGAGCGGGATCATCGGTGCCTCGCGGCGCTGGCGGAGATCGCCGCCCATTATCCCGGTCGGCTGACCATCATCGAGGGGGATGCGCTGGAAGCCGATGTCACGCCTCATCTCGGCGACGGCCCGGCCCGCATCGTCGCCAATCTCCCCTACAACGTGGCAACGCCGCTGCTGGTGGGCTGGCTCACGGCATCGCCCTGGCCGTCATGGTGGGATTCACTCACCCTGATGTTCCAGCGCGAGGTGGCCGAGCGGATCGTCGCCGGCCCCGACAAGCCGAAGGACTATGGGCGCCTGTCTGTCCTCGCCGGTTGGCGGACCGAAGCCTCGATCCTTTTCGACGTGCCGGGCTCGGCCTTCGTGCCCCCGCCGAAAGTGACATCGTCGATCGTCCGGCTCGTGCCGCGCCGTGATCCCCTGCCCTGCGCGACCCGTGCCCTCGAAATCGTCGCCCAGGCCGCCTTCGGCCAGCGTCGCAAGATGCTGCGCCAGAGCCTGAAGAGCCTGGGCGTCGATCCGCTCGCGCTGCTGGAACCGGCCGGCATCGCGCCGACGGCACGCGCCGAGGAAGTGCCCGTCGAGGGCTTCATCGCCATGGCGAATGCCTTCTCGGCGTTGAAGTAA
- the pdxA gene encoding 4-hydroxythreonine-4-phosphate dehydrogenase, protein MKAWLQRDREALPPFFLLSDPAFIAARAARLGLDLPMATVTPETASTAFAKALPIVDTGHSVTVEPGTPSSSTAASTIASIDAAVALTFAGRAAAVVTNPIAKHVLYEAGFRHPGHTEYLAALTAQHSPPGTPEPLPVMMLWSPALAVVPVTIHVALAEVPRLLTTALIVETARIVARDLTSRFGIVAPRLAFAGLNPHAGEGGAMGREDIETIAPAITALRGEGIDARGPLPADTLFHAAARASYDAVLCMYHDQALIPIKTIAFDDAVNVTLGLPIVRTSPDHGTAFDIAARGIARPDSLCAALRLAARLAAAEAGALP, encoded by the coding sequence ATGAAAGCCTGGCTGCAGCGCGATCGTGAGGCGCTTCCGCCCTTCTTCCTGTTGTCCGATCCAGCCTTCATCGCGGCACGTGCCGCGCGTCTCGGGCTCGATCTGCCGATGGCGACCGTGACGCCCGAGACGGCCAGCACGGCTTTTGCCAAGGCCCTCCCCATCGTCGACACTGGTCACTCCGTGACCGTCGAGCCGGGCACGCCTTCATCCTCGACCGCCGCCTCCACGATCGCGTCGATCGACGCGGCCGTGGCGCTCACCTTTGCCGGCCGCGCCGCCGCGGTAGTCACGAACCCAATCGCCAAGCATGTGCTGTATGAAGCCGGTTTCCGCCATCCCGGGCATACGGAGTATCTTGCCGCGCTGACCGCGCAGCATTCTCCTCCCGGAACCCCCGAGCCACTGCCGGTGATGATGCTGTGGTCGCCGGCGCTCGCTGTCGTGCCCGTGACCATCCATGTCGCTCTGGCGGAGGTTCCGCGCCTCCTGACCACGGCCCTTATCGTTGAGACGGCGCGGATCGTTGCGCGGGATCTCACGTCCCGCTTCGGCATCGTGGCCCCACGGCTGGCCTTCGCCGGGCTTAATCCCCACGCTGGTGAGGGTGGAGCGATGGGCCGGGAGGATATCGAGACCATCGCGCCCGCGATCACGGCCTTGCGCGGCGAGGGCATCGACGCGCGTGGCCCGCTGCCGGCGGACACCCTGTTCCACGCGGCGGCGCGAGCCAGCTACGATGCTGTGCTCTGCATGTATCACGACCAGGCGCTGATCCCGATCAAGACTATCGCCTTCGATGATGCCGTCAATGTCACGCTCGGGCTGCCGATCGTGCGCACATCGCCGGACCACGGCACGGCCTTCGACATCGCCGCGCGCGGCATCGCCCGTCCGGACAGTCTGTGCGCCGCGCTGCGGCTCGCCGCGCGCCTCGCCGCAGCCGAAGCGGGCGCGCTGCCATGA
- a CDS encoding Lipopolysaccharide export system permease protein: MFIGVTLGRYLSLRFLKTILAVFATVFLLVYTLDFVELMRRAGDAQGASTGLMVMLALLRTPAVVEQVMPFAVLFGSMVTLLNLSRRLELVIARAAGISAWQFLQPGVLVALLLGVCVITLYNPLSAMLKQRAGVIEARVFARSSAAAAGQYIWVRQRSVDGQAIIRADAANNDSATLVNVTFFLFDQHGQFTERVEAREADLHSGYWELKDARLTSGTSEPENHTTYLIATNLEPSQVRESFLPAGSVPFWRLPSVIERTERAGLDSTPYRLQLDSLLARPLLFVAMVMVAASVSLRFFRFGGVARMVLSGVVAGFMLYVATELMEDLGASGLVSPMVAAWFAAVVGSLLGTLALLYQEDG, from the coding sequence ATGTTCATCGGCGTAACGCTTGGGCGCTACCTGTCCCTTCGCTTCCTCAAGACAATTCTCGCGGTCTTCGCGACCGTATTCCTGCTCGTCTACACCCTCGATTTCGTGGAGCTGATGCGGCGCGCGGGCGATGCCCAGGGTGCAAGCACCGGCCTCATGGTGATGCTCGCCCTCCTGCGCACGCCGGCCGTCGTCGAGCAGGTGATGCCCTTCGCGGTCCTGTTCGGCAGCATGGTAACGCTCCTCAACCTGAGCCGCCGGCTGGAACTGGTCATCGCGCGGGCGGCCGGCATCTCGGCCTGGCAGTTTCTCCAGCCAGGTGTGCTCGTCGCCCTGCTTCTCGGCGTCTGCGTGATTACGCTGTACAACCCGCTTTCGGCCATGCTGAAGCAGAGGGCGGGCGTGATCGAGGCCCGTGTCTTCGCACGCAGCAGCGCAGCAGCCGCGGGACAATATATCTGGGTACGCCAGCGCAGCGTTGACGGTCAGGCGATCATCCGGGCGGACGCCGCCAACAATGACTCTGCGACGCTCGTCAACGTCACCTTCTTCCTCTTCGATCAGCATGGACAATTCACAGAGCGTGTGGAAGCTCGTGAGGCTGATTTGCATAGTGGTTACTGGGAACTTAAGGATGCGCGCCTCACATCCGGAACAAGTGAGCCCGAGAACCATACAACCTATCTGATCGCCACGAACCTCGAGCCCTCACAGGTGCGGGAGTCCTTTCTCCCGGCGGGTTCCGTGCCATTTTGGCGCCTCCCTTCCGTTATCGAGCGGACCGAGCGCGCTGGCCTGGATTCCACGCCTTATCGCCTCCAACTCGACTCCCTGCTAGCCAGACCTTTACTGTTCGTCGCCATGGTCATGGTTGCCGCATCCGTTTCGTTAAGATTCTTCCGATTTGGTGGTGTAGCACGCATGGTTCTGAGTGGCGTCGTTGCCGGGTTCATGCTTTATGTCGCTACGGAGCTCATGGAGGATCTCGGGGCATCCGGGCTCGTTAGCCCAATGGTAGCGGCTTGGTTTGCGGCCGTTGTCGGGAGTCTGCTCGGTACGCTTGCTCTTCTCTATCAAGAGGACGGGTGA
- a CDS encoding conserved hypothetical protein (Evidence 4 : Unknown function but conserved in other organisms) translates to MTKLSELAKTIRSKNAGVDKITFDIIFTDRAIYKKVLASQAVTAAKISSLYGIAQERIADFVEYDPACAIKFTIYRNAPSGSAGDSDIFGAQQYAPLLDIDVLV, encoded by the coding sequence ATGACGAAGCTTTCCGAACTCGCCAAGACCATCCGCAGCAAGAACGCCGGCGTCGACAAGATAACCTTCGACATCATCTTCACCGACCGCGCGATCTACAAGAAGGTGCTCGCCAGCCAGGCCGTCACGGCCGCGAAAATTTCCAGTCTCTATGGAATCGCCCAGGAGCGTATCGCCGATTTCGTGGAATATGATCCTGCCTGCGCGATCAAGTTCACCATCTATCGCAACGCCCCCAGCGGCAGCGCGGGCGACAGCGATATCTTCGGCGCGCAGCAATATGCGCCGCTTCTGGATATCGACGTGCTCGTTTGA